In one window of Episyrphus balteatus chromosome 3, idEpiBalt1.1, whole genome shotgun sequence DNA:
- the LOC129913079 gene encoding 60S acidic ribosomal protein P2-like: protein MRYVAAYILAVLGGQESPKNADIEKILSSVGIEVDSERLTKVVKELSGKSIEQLIKDGREKLSSMPVGGGAVAAAAAPAAAAAGAAEAKKPEKEEKKEESESEDDDMGFGLFE, encoded by the coding sequence ATGCGTTACGTGGCTGCATACATTTTGGCTGTCCTTGGAGGACAAGAAAGCCCCAAAAATGCCGATATCGAGAAAATCCTCAGCTCTGTTGGTATTGAAGTCGATTCCGAGCGCCTTACCAAGGTCGTCAAGGAATTGAGCGGCAAGAGCATCGAGCAATTGATCAAGGACGGTCGCGAGAAGCTCTCCTCAATGCCAGTTGGTGGTGGCGCTGTTGCTGCCGCTGCTGCTCCAGCTGCTGCCGCCGCCGGCGCTGCTGAGGCCAAGAAGCCCGAAAAGGAAGAGAAGAAGGAAGAATCTGAATCCGAAGATGACGATATGGGATTCGGTCTTTTCGAATAA